A single window of Vanessa tameamea isolate UH-Manoa-2023 chromosome 5, ilVanTame1 primary haplotype, whole genome shotgun sequence DNA harbors:
- the LOC113392334 gene encoding S-formylglutathione hydrolase, which produces MEGLELVSSNKIFGGFQKVYSHQSTELQCKMNFSIYMPPQAEGGDVKLPVIYYLSGLTCNEQNFITKSGFQRYAAENGIIVVGPDTSPRGVKVPGDDESWDFGVSAGFYLDAAKDPWSKNYRMGSYLTKELYDLILQAFSNNVDPTRIGIMGHSMGGHGALVSVLRNPGLYKSVSAFAPICNPTKCPWGEKAFTGYLGEDKSQWVEWDATELVKKYDGPPLTLLIDQGAGDKFYIEKQLLPENLVEACRSVGVPIILNLREGYDHSYYYISSYIGEHFDFHAKILKA; this is translated from the exons ATGGAAGGGCTAGAATTAGTATCATCAAACAAGATATTTGGAGGGTTTCAAAAGGTGTACTCCCATCAATCAACCGAATTGCAATGCAAAATGAACTTCTCAATCTATATGCCACCTCAAGCTGAAGGTGGTGATGTTAAGTTGCCAGTTATCTATTATCTCTCTGGACTTACTTGCaatgaacaaaattttattacaaagtcAGGTTTCCAaag gtATGCGGCTGAAAATGGCATTATTGTTGTTGGACCTGATACATCTCCGAGAGGTGTTAAAGTTCCCGGTGATGATGAATCCTGGGATTTTGGTGTGTCAGCCGGTTTTTACCTGGATGCTGCAAAAGATCCGTGGTCCAAAAATTACAGAATGGGCAGCTACTTGACTAAGGAATTGTATGACCTTATCCTTCAGGCATTTAGTAACAATGTTGATCCTACTAGAATTGGGATAATGGGACACag TATGGGAGGACATGGAGCTTTGGTGTCTGTATTAAGAAACCCTGGCCTATATAAATCAGTCAGTGCATTTGCACCAATATGTAACCCTACTAAATGTCCATGGGGTGAGAAGGCTTTTACTGGTTATTTAGGTGAAGATAAAAGCCAATGGGTAGAATGGGATGCAACTGAACTTGTTAAGAAATATGATGGACCTCCGCTAACTTTGCTCATTGACCAG GGTGCTGGTGACAAATTTTACATTGAGAAACAATTGCTACCTGAAAACTTAGTGGAGGCTTGTCGCTCTGTTGGTGTACCAATCATTTTGAACCTACGTGAAGGCTATGACCATTCTTACTATTACATCTCTTCATACATTGGAGAGCATTTTGATTTTCATGCTAAAATACTTAAAGCTTAG
- the Ints8 gene encoding integrator complex subunit 8 yields MDVDLLRPGTVPISPDTVLWFEFLLDQNLLKTHLSKPNPEPSACELIEEFLTVDTKNANSKPTSERVVDVDAPQSPPSVTPPTLQFTRKQLALKILALKVAATLNWNLDIFETKLPPQTQQQLMQDLVYMATDTAFAVPPQEISPELLQKPQVQFALTLYHRWVLRFPVKATLHSKSLKMSFVHMPGLQGDNSYSPMNQHFEKILRMCEASRMQSIKYLDSILSFYDTTLGKREAKKIKVPVMEAFIHLTEDSNDMNHNWNAGDNVISQYELAMQIHFDLCYNYFFYGQHDLAKQHILGCRENSNLLEKEIYNFGYGQNKAMPWGEFYYASMAKDDILGYIRALNLGYEVLNEEPTLLQKLQESIANHYTGIIAILQADNLSREIPMVHREVVELDIQGSASSGAFTVARDLLNRVAALNAVRYALEGGIPSTHPDFLNKFKTLGLKFLDLLFWALSPVLMSDLSENDWKNLQIFLLHLAMSQCKIPIDRIDEYLKKYVGEAAETIRRKLISDEHLNEILSDPNNSDDDNIEIPRELLTDDWETPDFEFKSVPELEMGRLKKRLIEASTADDVRMCLVKLAMMAPSSPLWKLSPSWKPPGSLSNALVALPRGFLQDFGYVISGAARARVEAGCARTALSLLSVLEGEARSQLGGGSDPTLYRLCRQLAWEVLLLQVNVVLSEWPHHRINLTVLANKCKACIAAATSGDNIIPRPQVIESCWICLVNACEWEGASVANGPGEAAAALCAACFELQRGKATRKFPRALWDYALAIYSNGSNAPVKRTAGGMPSHSRDAPNTAAEARNAFNAFLATLREPLAVSVMMSLLARIHNLLIDDSSLELVVEYTNLWPSNISNINNYNIKHVLESLTELLERSLKLYPYNTSWLRLYGDVEMAGARWAAALRRYLCALAAATWHFAKRAPDEGGLARRAARCCQALGAPTQAAALCQLPDDPDYTTAFKCLAEKTGNAADAMDGYYGCLWDGTLLEVAVALHARRGEGGRRARAVKAAGALELNANNSEDIQREAAAIRRARLLRALTNQYVA; encoded by the exons ATGGATGTAGATTTATTGCGGCCCGGCACTGTGCCTATATCTCCAGACACAGTGTTGtggtttgaatttttattagatCAGAACTTGTTGAAGACACACTTAAGTAAACCCAACCCAG AGCCATCAGCGTGTGAATTAATTGAAGAGTTCTTAACAGTGGATACAAAAAATGCAAACTCAAAACCAACAAGTGAGAGAGTGGTGGATGTGGATGCCCCTCAAAGCCCTCCCTCCGTTACACCACCAACTCTCCAGTTTACCCGCAAACAACTGGCTTTGAAAATTCTTGCATTGAAAGTTGCAGCAACTCTTAACTGGAATTTAG atatatttgaaacaaaactaCCTCCACAAACCCAACAACAACTAATGCAAGATCTGGTCTACATGGCTACTGATACTGCTTTTGCGGTACCACCTCAG gaGATTTCCCCAGAACTACTACAAAAACCTCAAGTTCAGTTTGCCCTGACTTTGTATCATAGATGGGTATTAAGATTTCCAGTTAAAGCTACGCTACATTCTAAATCATTGAAAATGTCTTTTGTTCACAT GCCTGGTCTCCAAGGTGATAATAGCTACAGTCCTATGAACCAAcactttgaaaaaatattacgtatgtGTGAGGCATCACGAATGCAGAGTATTAAGTATTTAGATAGCATATTGTCCTTTTATGACACAACACTGGGAAAAAGAGAAGCTAAAAAAATCAAAGTTCCTGTCATGGAAGCCTTTATTCACCTCACTGAAGATTCTAATGATATGAATCATAATTGGAATGCTGGTGATAATGTTATAAGTCAATATGAATTAGCTATGCAGATACATTTCGATCTATGCTACAACTATTTCTTTTATGGTCAACATGATTTAGCAAAACAACATATTCTCGGTTGCAGAGAAAATTCAAATCTTttagaaaaagaaatatataattttggctATGGACAAAATAAAGCTATGCCATGGGGTGAATTTTATTATGCAAGTATGGCTAAAGATGATATTTTAGGATACATAAGAGCTCTAAACTTGGGCTATGAAGTTTTAAATGAAGAACCAACACTCTTACAGAAATTGCAAGAATCAATAGCCAACCACTACACTGGAATCATAGCAATTTTGCAGGCTGATAATTTATCAAGAGAAATACCAATGGTTCACAGGGAGGTTGTTGAATTGGATATTCAAGGATCTGCGTCAAGTGGAGCCTTTACCGTTGCAAGAGATCTCTTAAACAGAGTTGCAGCACTAAATGCTGTAAGGTATGCTCTTGAAGGGGGCATACCTTCAACCCATCcggactttttaaataaatttaaaactttgggACTTAAATTTTTAGATTTACTATTTTGGGCACTATCGCCAGTATTAATGTCAGATTTGTCTGAAAATGATTGGAAAAATCTACAAATATTCCTTCTTCACCTAGCTATGTCTCAATGCAAAATACCCATTGATAGAATAGATgagtatttgaaaaaatatgttgGGGAAGCCGCCGAGACAATAAGAAGGAAGCTAATATCGGATGAACATCTAAATGAAATATTGAGTGATCCTAATAACAGCGATGATGATAACATTGAAATTCCGCGTGAGTTGCTTACCGACGATTGGGAAACACCAGACTTTGAGTTTAAGAGTGTGCCGGAATTGGAGATGGGTAGATTAAAAAAACGTCTCATTGAAGCTTCAACGGCTGACGACGTTCGCATGTGTTTAGTGAAATTGGCTATGATGGCCCCATCATCTCCTCTATGGAAATTAAGCCCATCTTGGAAACCTCCGGGTAGTTTAAGCAATGCATTAGTAGCATTACCGCGGGGATTTCTACAAGATTTCGGTTATGTTATTTCTGGTGCGGCCCGAGCACGCGTTGAAGCGGGATGTGCACGGACAGCCCTGTCGCTTCTCTCAGTGTTAGAGGGGGAAGCTAGGAGTCAATTAGGTGGTGGCTCAGATCCCACATTGTATCGACTTTGTCGTCAACTAGCATGGGAAGTGCTATTGCTTCAAGTTAATGTTGTATTAAGTGAATGGCCGCATCATCGCATAAATTTGACAGTTCTGGCAAATAAATGCAAAGCTTGTATAGCGGCAGCAACTTCAGGTGATAACATAATACCGCGTCCTCAA GTGATCGAATCGTGCTGGATTTGCTTGGTAAATGCGTGCGAGTGGGAAGGCGCGAGTGTAGCCAATGGACCCGGTGAAGCGGCCGCTGCATTATGTGCCGCTTGCTTCGAGCTACAAAGGGGAAAAGCGACTCGAAAATTCCCTAGAGCGCTATGGGATTATG CTCTGGCAATATATAGCAACGGCTCCAACGCTCCTGTTAAGCGTACGGCTGGTGGGATGCCATCCCACTCTCGGGACGCTCCAAACACAGCAGCTGAAGCAAGAAACGCTTTCAACGCATTCTTGGCCACTCTCCGAGAGCCATTAGCTGTCAGTGTTATGATGTCTCTGCTAGCGAGGATACATAACCTTCTCATTGACGATAGTTCACTTGAGCTGGTTGTAGAGTACACCAACCTCTGGCCATCGAATATctcgaatattaataattacaacattaaaCATGTTTTGGAATCTCTAACCGAATTACTGGAAAGAAGCCTGAAACTTTACCCGTACAATACGTCATG GCTGCGGCTGTACGGCGACGTGGAGATGGCGGGCGCGCGCTGGGCGGCGGCGCTGCGGCGCTACCTGTGCGCGCTGGCGGCCGCCACGTGGCACTTCGCCAAGCGCGCGCCCGACGAGGGCGGGCtggcgcggcgcgcggcgcgctgCTGCCAGGCGCTCGGCGCGCCCACGCAGGCCGCCGCGCTCTGCCAGCTGCCCGACGACCCCGACTACACCACGGCCTTCAAGTGCCTCGCCGAGAAG acCGGCAACGCTGCCGACGCGATGGACGGATACTACGGCTGTCTCTGGGACGGTACTCTCCTCGAGGTGGCGGTGGCGCTGCACGCGCGGCGCGGGGAGGGCGGGAGACGCGCGCGAGCGGTCAAGGCCGCCGGGGCGTTGGAACTTAACGCGAACAACAGTGAAGACATACAGAGAGAAGCGGCGGCTATACGACGCGCGAGGCTGCTTCGTGCACTCACCAATCAATATGTTGCTTGA
- the LOC113392333 gene encoding presenilin-associated rhomboid-like protein, mitochondrial yields MFFKNVKSAAEFTLCCKSPLFLQGSHNLGNVRLQLRNSFHNSRRGARRPISEPNPLDVIQLDSSPLYAKSLFKPFFFTVGVTTLSLAGCVIWEYENLRSHASSFLRRPGAWLNSHQKRITSQIISEPGPLKKWWNSLRESEKVFYPILALNVMVFGAWRVRALQPHMIKYFCSNPSGKAQCLPMVFSTFSHYSTLHLAANMYVLYSFMPAAVASLGKEQFVAMYMSAGVVSSFASFVYKVMLNQPGLSLGASGAIMAVLSYVCMQYPDTRLSIIFLPMYTFAAGTAIKVIMSVDLAGVILGWKFFDHAAHLGGALFGMVWCYWGNSHVWGNRDKFLQYYHSIRKDSR; encoded by the exons atgtttttcaaaaatgtaaaatCTGCTGCGGAATTTACACTTTGCTG TAAGTCGCCGCTATTTCTTCAGGGTTCACATAATTTGGGAAATGTTCGTTTACAACTACGCAACTCATTTCACAACTCACGGCGAGGAGCACGTCGACCAATATCAGAACCTAATCCTCTAGACGTTATACAATTAGATTCGAGTCCCTTGTATGCTAAGAGTCTATTCAAACCTTTCTTTTTTACTGTTGGG GTAACAACATTGAGTCTTGCTGGTTGTGTAATTTGGGAATATGAAAACTTACGCTCCCATGCATCCTCATTTCTCAGAAGGCCAGGAGCTTGGTTAAATTCCCATCAAAAGAGAATTACATCTCAGATA ATATCAGAACCAGGGCCATTAAAAAAATGGTGGAACTCACTAAGAGAGagtgaaaaagttttttatccCATTCTAGCACTCAATGTAATGGTTTTTGGAGCTTGGCGAGTCCGAGCCTTACAGCCacatatgattaaatatttctgttcCAATCCATCAGGCA aagCGCAATGTCTACCAATGGTATTCAGTACATTTAGCCATTATTCCACATTACATTTGGCTGCAAATATGTATGTGCTGTATAGTTTCATGccag CGGCTGTCGCATCATTGGGCAAGGAACAATTTGTCGCTATGTATATGAGTGCAGGTGTTGTAAGTAGTTTTGCCAGCTTCGTGTATAAAGTAATGCTCAATCAGCCGGGTCTTAGTCTGGGTGCG TCTGGGGCAATTATGGCAGTGTTATCATATGTCTGTATGCAATACCCTGATACTAGACTGAGTATAATATTCTTGCCTATGTATACATTTGCTGCTGGTACC GctataaaagttataatgagTGTCGATCTCGCTGGAGTTATACTTGGGTGGAAATTCTTTGATCATGCAGCTCATCTTGGTGGTGCACTATTTGGAAT gGTTTGGTGTTATTGGGGTAATTCCCATGTTTGGGGCAATAGAGACAAGTTCCTACAGTATTACCACAGCATCAGAAAGGATTCTAgataa
- the Napi-iii gene encoding sodium-dependent phosphate transporter 1: MEPYSSDLLWLVVCGFIVAFILAFGIGANDVANSFGTSVGSKVLTLTQACILATIFEIAGAVLIGYKVSDTMRKGILDVSLYADGGERLLAAGCLAALIAGASWLILATALRLPVSGTHSVVGATVGFTLTAKGPVGVRWSTLGAIVLSWFISPALSGAVSALLFWLVRRFILRASQPIISGLQALPFFYGATIAINVISVVHDGPKLLAMDKIPLWVALAGSLALGVIGAVCVRAFLVPYFRRQLVPPPVNFTLGPSNETTPTNTPTHGKNNLAQRPTSLLSEDGKLLEAIAESAEMVTLSDADKCSVGVREMNARNRALLATMDDCSILSRSLSPPNKSRLQLIDADPQINTLKYIDETLSCCKSLDSAQLVGMGESYDSKNGFLGDSCDTIARGELGRLSALRGVPAMVEFDTPPPRSDKGPEMGSAWSIECDARNTRLAAITPNSSAAPLLRATSPAPPAPPPPPPDTLRLFSFLQVLTATFGAFAHGGNDVSNAIGPLVALWLLYSEGGAHARAETPLAILVFGGVGIALGLWLWGRRVIRTVGEDLTSITPDTGFTIELGAALTVLVASKAGLPISTTHCKVGSVVCVGYFSDKKVDWSLFRNIIFAWLVTVPAVAGTAALVMLALEAFVV, encoded by the exons ATGGAACCATATTCGAGTGATCTACTCTGGTTGGTGGTATGTGGTTTTATAGTGGCATTTATTTTGGCATTTGGTATCGGCGCAAATGACGTAGCGAATTCTTTCGGCACGAGCGTCGGCTCTAAGGTCCTCACACTAACACAAGCATGCATACTAGCAACTATTTTCGAGATTGCTGGAGCTGTTCTGATTG GTTACAAGGTATCAGACACAATGCGTAAGGGTATATTGGATGTGTCGTTGTACGCGGACGGAGGCGAAAGGTTGCTCGCAGCCGGTTGTCTTGCAGCACTGATAGCTGGAGCCTCGTGGTTGATATTAGCTACGGCGCTGCGTCTGCCAGTATCAGGGACACATTCAGTTGTTGGAGCTACTGTTGGTTTCACACTAACAGCAAAAGGACCAGTTGGTGTCCGTTGGTCTACCCTTGGGGCTATTG tgCTATCGTGGTTTATTTCCCCGGCACTTAGCGGTGCAGTATCAGCGTTATTGTTTTGGTTGGTCCGAAGGTTCATTCTGCGTGCTTCGCAGCCGATAATTTCAGGATTGCAGGCATTACCGTTCTTTTATGGTGCTACTATAGCCATTAATGTAATTAGTGTAGTGCACGATGGTCCGAAAC TGTTAGCTATGGATAAAATACCCCTTTGGGTTGCATTGGCCGGTTCGCTAGCGCTGGGGGTGATTGGAGCGGTATGCGTGCGAGCCTTTCTCGTCCCCTATTTCCGACGTCAGCTTGTTCCACCTCCAGTTAATTTTACTCTTGGACCATCAAACG AAACAACACCAACTAATACTCCAACACacggtaaaaataatttagcgcAACGTCCGACATCCTTGCTTTCTGAAGATGGTAAACTCTTAGAAGCAATTGCAGAGAGCGCCGAAATGGTTACATTGAGCGACGCAGATAAGTGTTCAGTCGGTGTACGAGAAATGAATGCAAGGAACCGAGCACTTCTAGCTACGATGGATGACTGTAGCATACTATCGCGAAGCTTAAGCCCGCCTAATAAATCAAGATTACAGCTGATTGATGCCGATCCTCAAATAAACACGTTAAAATACATAGATGAGACTCTCAGTTGTTGCAAGAGCTTAGATTCCGCTCAACTCGTTGGAATGGGAGAGAGCTATGATTCGAAGAATGGTTTTCTAGGCGATTCTTGTGATACCATCGCACGCGGGGAGCTCGGACGTTTATCAGCTCTGAGAGGTGTACCCGCTATGGTAGAGTTTGATACACCTCCTCCTAGATCAGACAAG GGGCCGGAGATGGGCAGCGCGTGGAGTATCGAGTGCGACGCACGCAACACGCGGCTGGCGGCCATCACGCCCAACTCCAGCGCCGCGCCACTGCTGCGCGCCACCAGCCCCGCACCACCCGCGCCGCCGCCCCCGCCGCCCGACACTCTACGGCTCTTCTCTTTCCTGCAGGTGCTCACTGCCACCTTCGGGGCGTTCGCACACGGTGGCAATGATGTCAG TAACGCCATAGGTCCACTCGTGGCACTGTGGCTGTTGTATTCGGAGGGCGGAGCGCACGCGCGAGCGGAGACTCCACTCGCAATTTTAGTATTCGGCGGTGTCGGCATCGCGCTGGGCTTGTGGCTGTGGGGTCGCCGCGTGATCCGCACAGTGGGGGAAGACCTCACCAGTATCACGCCTGACAC TGGCTTCACCATCGAATTGGGAGCGGCGCTGACCGTTTTGGTGGCAAGCAAGGCGGGTCTACCTATTTCCACCACACACTGTAAGGTGGGGTCCGTCGTGTGCGTCGGGTACTTCTCGGATAAAAAAGTGGATTGGAGTCTTTTCAG aaatataatattcgcgTGGCTGGTGACCGTTCCGGCCGTGGCGGGCACGGCGGCGCTCGTCATGTTGGCCCTAGAAGCGTTTGTTGTTTAA